A genomic region of Nitrosomonas ureae contains the following coding sequences:
- a CDS encoding RHS repeat-associated core domain-containing protein: MVKAEIFSYPAQLEGCWVPIFGNNSTPIKSTCEASISPGWPNFQCNPSKVTVLQTISCSGFDTTTQSNFTWSNLNAYPLYTCLYGGKKASWLYEGGIEFTPFSCDINSTSEKIISTKNLGNHSTCDSIGNPVHPRTGNKSTTESDYNSTSFDFTRYYNSQQNKLDRNIGIQWRNNYGGRLVLNPTATPPITFAERPDGRTIFFRLNGGLWVGDGDISDKIIEVPSSGWQLTTADDTIETYNTSGKLLSITDRNDRTQTLSYDTYDRLATVTDDTGRTLSFTYDGSSRIATMTDPGNGVYQYAYDTNGNLTSVIYPDAKTRTYHYNEQAYTGNTNLPNALTGITDENGVRYATYTYDTQGRAVVTEHAGGVERYVLGYSTDGSNTIVTDPLNSQYTHNFQTILGVAKSTGQSQPAGSGCNAASSAITYDVNGNVASRADFNGNKTCYVFDLNRNLEIARVEGLDSSSNCPGDVIGYNPAANSSERKILTEWHVNYRLPVKITEAGRETSYVFDTHGNVTQYQIKDTATNAKRIWNTSYVYHTGIPGVIVQKTENGPRTDVTDVTTTDYYAPDAACTGGHLGCRAQVASIANALGHVTQITRYNAHGQPEEIIDPNGLTTTLTYDVRQRLLSRTVGAEITSYQYDNAGQLKKIIAPDSSFLSYTYDAAHRLTGIADNLGNRVQYTLDNRGNRTQEQWFDPLNNVTKTQQREYDALSRLWKDIGAQSQTTQYQYDAQGNLKQIIDPLLHTASYQFDARNRLTQITDAASGITGQMQDALDQITQVSDPRDIDTVYTYNGLGDVMQEVSADRGTIDYTYDTAGNLKTVTDARGVKHTYTWDAINRPTKRAHVTVSGVPGVAALIWSYDTGTNGIGRLTGMSDESGSTSFSYDLHGRLLNKTQIAKSGTSDYTQTLEYQYDSFGRTIQMTYPSGTQVTTAYGADGRPNEIRVNGNVLLSNIVYQPFGEPKSWVWGNNQAYARSFDSDGRIKTHRVDGDTRTLIYDAASRIINTVDTNPVYNRTYDYDALNRLTSQSDNTSFLLWGYDANSNRTNAQFGSANHLYTVATDSNRLQSVAGPVMKTYTYDAAGNPLSDGVTTFTWNVAGKLSTTVNNGKTHTYRYNALDQRVSKNGPLSSKFTFFYDEAGQLIGEYRDNSTTATPTDDWLVRQETIWLEDIPVAVIRKPTATGPIQTYFIHADHLNTPRVIVNQSNNAVWRWENTHAFGANLPDEDPDNNSQLFEYHPRFPGQYFDKETNLHYNYFRYYEPETGRYVSPDPIGLAGGLNAYLYTTANPLSYIDPYGLFELPVLSQGFVDATAGFGDAISSGFGLFNTSLSELARKAIDVNDSVNQCSTAYSNGRYAGYGLSFGLGGYGLAKGVMALGPGGRVIGHPAYGGKTIDGLRSGEIRFGWSRNNGPTLRLGVRNRHFDIVKLRSSKQ, encoded by the coding sequence TTGGTCAAAGCTGAAATATTTTCTTATCCTGCGCAGCTTGAAGGATGTTGGGTTCCAATTTTTGGAAATAACTCCACTCCTATCAAATCAACTTGTGAGGCTTCAATATCTCCAGGTTGGCCTAATTTCCAGTGTAATCCAAGTAAAGTAACTGTACTGCAAACAATTTCATGTAGCGGTTTTGATACCACTACACAATCAAATTTTACATGGAGCAATCTTAATGCATACCCATTATATACATGTTTGTATGGAGGAAAAAAAGCTTCATGGCTTTATGAAGGGGGCATTGAATTTACTCCATTTTCTTGCGACATTAATAGCACTTCTGAAAAAATAATTTCTACCAAAAACCTGGGTAATCATTCAACCTGTGATTCGATAGGAAACCCGGTACACCCCAGAACCGGCAATAAAAGCACCACTGAGTCAGACTATAATTCTACGTCATTTGACTTTACCCGCTATTACAACAGCCAACAAAATAAGCTCGATCGCAATATCGGCATTCAATGGCGCAATAACTATGGTGGCCGGTTAGTTTTAAACCCGACAGCAACACCTCCCATTACGTTTGCAGAACGCCCCGATGGCAGAACGATATTCTTCAGACTTAATGGTGGTCTATGGGTAGGTGATGGTGACATATCCGACAAGATCATTGAAGTTCCCAGTAGTGGCTGGCAGCTAACCACAGCCGACGACACGATCGAAACCTACAATACTTCAGGTAAATTACTCTCCATCACCGATCGTAATGACCGCACGCAAACACTGAGCTATGACACCTATGACCGTTTAGCGACTGTCACCGACGATACCGGTCGCACACTGAGCTTTACTTACGATGGTTCCAGTCGCATTGCGACCATGACTGATCCGGGCAATGGCGTGTATCAATATGCTTATGACACCAACGGTAATCTGACTTCAGTTATCTATCCCGATGCTAAAACCCGCACCTATCATTACAACGAACAAGCCTATACTGGCAATACCAATCTACCCAATGCACTGACCGGCATCACCGATGAGAACGGGGTGCGCTATGCAACCTATACCTACGATACGCAAGGCCGGGCGGTGGTAACCGAACACGCAGGAGGTGTTGAGCGCTATGTGTTGGGTTACAGCACCGATGGCAGCAATACCATCGTCACCGATCCCTTAAACAGCCAATACACACATAATTTCCAAACCATCCTGGGTGTAGCCAAAAGCACCGGCCAATCGCAACCGGCGGGCTCCGGTTGCAATGCCGCATCTTCCGCGATCACTTATGATGTGAATGGTAATGTCGCCAGCCGTGCCGATTTCAATGGCAATAAAACCTGTTATGTGTTCGATCTGAACCGGAATCTGGAAATTGCCCGGGTTGAAGGTTTGGACAGCAGCAGCAACTGCCCGGGGGACGTAATCGGCTATAACCCTGCTGCCAACAGCAGCGAGCGTAAAATACTCACCGAATGGCATGTGAATTACCGCCTGCCGGTCAAAATCACCGAAGCCGGACGGGAAACCAGCTATGTCTTTGACACCCACGGCAACGTCACGCAGTATCAGATCAAGGATACCGCGACCAATGCCAAGCGCATATGGAATACCAGCTATGTCTATCACACCGGCATCCCCGGCGTGATCGTGCAAAAAACCGAGAACGGCCCGCGCACCGATGTGACGGATGTCACCACCACCGACTATTACGCACCGGATGCCGCCTGTACTGGCGGTCATCTGGGTTGCCGTGCGCAAGTGGCCAGTATCGCCAACGCATTGGGCCATGTCACCCAGATCACACGCTATAACGCCCACGGCCAGCCAGAGGAAATCATCGATCCCAACGGATTGACTACAACACTTACCTACGATGTCCGTCAACGGTTATTGAGCCGCACGGTTGGAGCCGAGATCACCAGCTACCAATATGACAACGCCGGACAACTTAAAAAAATCATCGCTCCGGACAGCAGTTTCCTAAGTTACACCTACGATGCCGCACACCGCTTGACCGGTATTGCCGATAATCTCGGCAACCGCGTGCAGTATACCTTGGACAATAGGGGCAACCGTACCCAGGAGCAATGGTTCGATCCGCTCAATAACGTCACAAAAACCCAGCAACGCGAATACGATGCGCTAAGCCGTCTATGGAAAGATATCGGCGCACAAAGCCAGACCACGCAGTATCAATACGACGCGCAAGGCAATCTGAAGCAGATCATCGATCCGTTATTGCATACCGCCAGCTATCAGTTTGATGCACGCAACCGCCTGACACAAATCACCGATGCGGCCAGCGGTATCACCGGCCAAATGCAAGATGCGCTGGATCAGATCACGCAGGTATCCGATCCGCGCGATATCGACACCGTATACACCTACAATGGTTTAGGCGACGTCATGCAGGAAGTATCCGCCGATCGCGGCACCATTGATTACACCTACGATACCGCCGGTAATCTCAAGACGGTGACCGATGCGCGCGGCGTCAAACATACCTATACCTGGGATGCGATTAACCGTCCCACCAAGCGCGCCCACGTCACTGTGAGCGGCGTTCCCGGCGTGGCCGCATTGATCTGGAGCTACGATACCGGAACCAACGGTATTGGCCGTCTGACCGGCATGTCGGATGAATCCGGTTCAACCAGTTTCAGCTATGACCTGCATGGCCGATTGCTCAACAAAACCCAGATCGCCAAAAGCGGCACCAGCGACTACACGCAAACGCTGGAATATCAGTACGACAGCTTTGGTCGCACGATACAGATGACTTATCCTTCCGGCACGCAGGTAACCACCGCTTATGGTGCCGACGGCCGCCCGAATGAAATCCGGGTCAATGGCAATGTGTTATTGAGCAATATCGTCTATCAACCGTTTGGCGAGCCCAAAAGCTGGGTGTGGGGTAATAACCAGGCGTATGCGCGTAGTTTCGATTCCGACGGTAGAATCAAAACCCATCGTGTGGACGGCGATACCCGCACGCTGATCTATGATGCCGCCAGCCGCATCATCAACACCGTCGACACCAACCCGGTATATAACCGCACCTATGATTATGACGCATTGAATCGGCTGACCAGCCAATCCGACAACACCAGTTTCTTACTGTGGGGTTATGACGCCAACAGCAACCGCACCAATGCGCAATTCGGCAGTGCCAATCATCTCTATACTGTGGCGACTGACAGCAACCGTTTGCAGAGTGTCGCAGGGCCGGTGATGAAAACGTACACCTATGATGCCGCCGGAAATCCGTTGAGTGATGGCGTCACCACCTTTACCTGGAATGTTGCCGGCAAGCTTTCAACCACGGTCAATAACGGCAAGACGCACACGTACCGATACAATGCTTTGGATCAACGCGTCAGCAAGAATGGCCCGCTGAGTTCTAAGTTTACTTTCTTCTATGACGAAGCCGGGCAATTGATCGGTGAATACCGCGACAATTCGACCACCGCCACACCGACGGATGACTGGCTGGTCAGACAGGAAACCATCTGGCTCGAAGACATTCCGGTGGCCGTGATCCGCAAACCCACCGCAACCGGCCCGATTCAGACTTACTTCATCCATGCCGATCATCTCAACACCCCGAGAGTGATCGTCAATCAGAGCAACAATGCGGTGTGGCGTTGGGAAAACACCCACGCCTTCGGTGCCAACCTGCCGGATGAAGACCCGGACAATAATAGCCAATTATTCGAATATCATCCCAGATTCCCGGGGCAGTATTTTGATAAGGAAACCAATCTGCATTACAACTATTTCCGATATTATGAGCCTGAAACTGGGCGGTATGTCTCGCCTGATCCCATTGGGCTTGCGGGTGGGTTGAATGCTTACCTTTATACAACTGCAAATCCACTCAGCTATATCGATCCATACGGTTTGTTTGAGTTACCTGTTTTATCTCAGGGCTTTGTAGATGCCACCGCAGGCTTTGGTGATGCCATTAGCTCTGGATTTGGATTATTTAACACAAGCTTGTCTGAATTGGCTCGAAAAGCAATAGACGTAAATGATTCTGTTAATCAGTGTTCAACTGCATATTCGAATGGTCGATATGCTGGTTATGGATTAAGTTTTGGTTTAGGTGGATATGGTCTGGCAAAAGGAGTAATGGCATTGGGTCCCGGAGGCAGAGTAATTGGTCACCCTGCTTATGGAGGAAAGACTATAGATGGGCTTCGTAGTGGTGAAATTAGATTTGGTTGGAGTCGTAATAATGGGCCTACTTTGAGATTAGGTGTCAGAAATAGGCATTTTGATATTGTTAAATTGAGATCATCTAAGCAATAA
- a CDS encoding tyrosine-type recombinase/integrase encodes MAIKELLTDLACKNAVVNGKKILKLHDGQGLYLWIYEDGRKYWRLRYKIHGKEKSLSLGVYPVVGLKQARQLAQAERIKLSSNIDPSIDRQINKQKAKEATTNSFEAVAREWYTKQTHTWVPSHSKDVLRRLEGNVFPYIGLYPISQIDAPQLLNMIRIIEHRGSYDLAHRVLGMCGQVFRYGVATGRCSRDPTADLRGALTPHKKKNQAAVKPEELPNLLRAIATYEKIGDKQTQLALQLLALTFVRTNELIRALWAEFDLNNALWIVPSERMKMRNEHVVPLTRQALSILTELKTIAGDSRYLLPGRNPNKPISNNTLLFALYRLGYKGKMTGHGFRAVASTALNESGLFSPDAIERQLAHGEKNEVRGAYNRAEYLPERKRIMTWWSDHLEAIEKGADVIPLFGKSI; translated from the coding sequence ATGGCTATTAAAGAATTACTGACAGACTTGGCATGCAAGAATGCTGTAGTTAATGGTAAGAAAATACTTAAACTCCATGATGGTCAAGGGCTTTACCTATGGATATATGAAGATGGCCGCAAGTATTGGCGGTTGCGCTATAAAATTCATGGCAAGGAAAAATCCTTATCGCTGGGTGTTTATCCTGTAGTAGGACTAAAGCAAGCCCGGCAGCTAGCACAAGCTGAACGAATAAAACTATCCAGTAATATTGATCCTTCAATTGATCGTCAAATCAATAAGCAAAAAGCAAAGGAAGCCACAACCAATAGCTTTGAAGCTGTTGCCCGTGAGTGGTATACAAAACAAACCCATACATGGGTACCAAGTCATAGTAAAGATGTTTTACGCAGACTCGAAGGGAATGTGTTCCCCTATATTGGTTTGTACCCAATCAGTCAGATCGATGCCCCGCAATTACTCAACATGATCCGTATCATTGAACATCGTGGCTCTTATGACCTGGCGCATAGAGTGCTTGGGATGTGTGGTCAGGTATTTCGCTATGGCGTGGCAACGGGTCGTTGTAGTCGTGATCCTACTGCTGATTTGAGGGGCGCACTTACGCCACACAAGAAAAAGAATCAGGCGGCTGTCAAACCTGAAGAGTTACCAAATTTATTACGAGCAATAGCTACCTATGAAAAGATAGGGGATAAGCAAACACAGCTTGCATTGCAATTGCTGGCTTTAACCTTTGTGCGCACCAACGAACTGATTAGGGCATTGTGGGCAGAGTTTGATTTAAATAATGCGCTATGGATTGTTCCCAGTGAACGAATGAAGATGAGGAACGAACATGTAGTACCCCTCACCCGCCAGGCATTGAGCATACTGACTGAATTAAAAACCATCGCCGGTGATAGTCGTTACCTGTTACCCGGACGCAATCCTAACAAACCCATCAGCAATAACACATTACTTTTTGCACTTTACCGTTTAGGATATAAAGGCAAAATGACCGGGCATGGTTTCCGGGCTGTCGCATCCACTGCATTGAATGAATCCGGGTTATTTAGTCCCGATGCCATTGAGCGTCAATTGGCACACGGTGAAAAGAATGAAGTACGGGGTGCATATAACCGGGCTGAATATTTACCGGAACGGAAAAGAATCATGACATGGTGGAGTGACCATTTAGAAGCAATAGAAAAAGGTGCAGATGTCATTCCGTTATTTGGAAAATCCATTTGA
- a CDS encoding MEKHLA domain-containing protein, with amino-acid sequence MQTYWTNPSVIEWCQYLLDSYADWIKLELMDRSGTPLTQAERLFNSAFIVASHGTEADPILNYGNQAALNLWAMDWQQFIRTPSRFTAESPSREERARMLQQAKIQGYISNYSGIRISSEGERFLVDQAIIWNIHKPDGTAIGQGATFSNWKYLD; translated from the coding sequence ATGCAAACCTACTGGACTAATCCGAGCGTTATAGAATGGTGCCAATATCTCCTCGACAGCTATGCTGACTGGATCAAGCTGGAGCTAATGGATCGTAGCGGTACACCGCTGACACAAGCCGAGCGACTGTTCAACAGCGCGTTTATTGTAGCATCCCATGGCACGGAAGCTGATCCCATATTAAATTACGGTAATCAGGCAGCCCTTAATTTATGGGCCATGGATTGGCAGCAATTCATACGAACACCCTCACGCTTCACAGCCGAGTCACCCAGCCGTGAAGAACGTGCGCGCATGCTGCAACAAGCTAAAATACAAGGTTATATTTCCAATTATAGCGGTATAAGAATTTCCAGCGAAGGAGAACGTTTTCTGGTTGATCAAGCCATCATTTGGAATATACACAAACCTGACGGCACGGCAATTGGACAAGGCGCCACTTTCTCCAATTGGAAATATTTGGACTAA
- the nadB gene encoding L-aspartate oxidase — protein MTDNNYDTLIIGSGLAGFSLALHLAQYQKVCIVTKQAAESGASSWAQGGIAAALSNEDSPSQHVQDTLIAGSGLCDEGITRFVTENAADAIHWLIDQGVIFTYDQTSETGYHLTQEGGHSTRRIIHSGDATGKAVQQALIQKIRLHPNITVLEHHIAIDLITDDRLTDSTKDRNKRCIGAYILDKKKDKVLSFAAQNTVLATGGASKVYLYTTNPDTATGDGIAMGWRAGCRIANMEFIQFHPTCLYHPHAKSFLISEAVRGEGGLLKLPNGERFMLWHDQRGELAPRDIVARAIDFEMKKRGLDCVYLDISHKPENFLKAHFPTIYARCLKLGIDITKEPIPVVPAAHYTCGGVITDNHGKTDLSNLYAIGETAHTGLHGANRLASNSLLECLVLAQTAGSDIINQPTNELPKLPDWDESRVTDADEEIVIAHNWDELRRFMWNYVGIVRTTKRLQRAQHRIELLREEINEYYTNFRVTSDLLELRNLVDSADLIVRCALQRHESRGLHYSKDYPDTLPLAENTVLKREIR, from the coding sequence ATGACTGACAATAATTACGATACGCTCATTATCGGTAGCGGATTAGCCGGATTTTCACTAGCGCTGCATTTAGCGCAGTACCAGAAGGTTTGCATTGTAACCAAACAAGCTGCCGAATCTGGGGCCAGTTCATGGGCACAAGGCGGTATAGCAGCGGCGCTCTCAAATGAAGACTCCCCGTCACAACACGTTCAAGATACTTTAATTGCCGGAAGTGGTTTATGTGATGAAGGCATCACACGCTTCGTAACCGAAAATGCAGCTGATGCGATTCATTGGTTGATCGATCAAGGAGTAATCTTTACCTACGACCAAACAAGCGAAACCGGCTATCACTTAACTCAAGAAGGAGGCCATAGCACACGGCGCATCATTCACAGTGGCGACGCTACTGGTAAAGCCGTCCAACAAGCGCTAATTCAAAAAATACGATTGCATCCGAATATTACTGTCCTAGAGCATCATATCGCTATCGATCTGATAACCGATGATAGATTAACTGATTCCACAAAAGACCGAAATAAACGATGTATTGGTGCATACATTCTTGATAAGAAAAAAGATAAAGTACTAAGCTTTGCTGCACAAAATACCGTGCTGGCAACTGGGGGGGCCAGTAAAGTTTATCTCTACACTACCAATCCCGATACAGCCACCGGTGATGGTATTGCAATGGGTTGGCGGGCGGGCTGCCGAATTGCCAACATGGAATTCATTCAATTTCATCCAACCTGCCTTTATCATCCTCACGCAAAATCTTTTTTAATCAGTGAAGCTGTTCGTGGTGAAGGTGGGTTATTAAAACTTCCCAATGGCGAACGTTTCATGTTATGGCACGATCAGCGCGGCGAACTTGCTCCGCGTGATATTGTGGCTCGTGCTATTGACTTTGAAATGAAAAAAAGAGGACTGGATTGTGTTTACTTAGATATATCACACAAACCCGAAAATTTTTTAAAAGCGCATTTTCCAACAATTTATGCCCGCTGTCTGAAACTGGGTATCGATATTACCAAAGAACCAATCCCCGTGGTTCCTGCCGCTCACTACACTTGCGGGGGCGTAATCACCGACAATCATGGCAAGACCGATTTGAGCAACCTATACGCTATCGGAGAAACCGCGCACACTGGATTACATGGTGCCAACCGTTTAGCCAGCAATTCCCTCCTGGAATGTTTAGTGCTGGCTCAGACTGCAGGAAGCGACATTATCAATCAACCCACAAATGAATTACCAAAACTTCCGGATTGGGATGAAAGCCGTGTCACAGACGCCGATGAAGAAATCGTGATTGCACATAACTGGGATGAATTACGCCGTTTTATGTGGAATTATGTTGGCATCGTGCGTACCACAAAAAGATTGCAGCGCGCACAACACAGAATCGAGCTACTGCGTGAAGAAATCAATGAATACTATACCAACTTCCGTGTCACCAGCGATTTACTGGAATTACGCAATCTAGTCGATAGCGCTGATCTGATTGTGCGGTGCGCATTGCAACGTCACGAAAGCCGGGGATTGCACTACAGCAAGGATTATCCTGATACATTACCACTTGCAGAAAATACAGTGCTAAAAAGAGAAATTAGGTAA
- the rpoE gene encoding RNA polymerase sigma factor RpoE yields the protein MGDREIDQQLVERVQSGDKQAFDLLVIKYQRKLARLLSQFIRDSAEVEDVTQEAFIKAYRALSSFRGDSAFYTWLYRIGINTAKNFLVSQGRKLPTLQGFDNEDAEDFEDGGLLKEMNTPESELMSQEIAQTVNQTLDSLPEELRTAIVLREIDGLSYEEIANIMNCPIGTVRSRIFRAREAISEQLRPLLGTSKDKRW from the coding sequence ATGGGTGATCGGGAAATCGATCAGCAGTTAGTAGAACGAGTTCAAAGCGGGGATAAGCAGGCATTTGATCTGCTGGTGATTAAGTATCAGCGCAAGTTGGCTCGTTTGTTGTCGCAATTTATACGCGATTCCGCTGAGGTTGAGGATGTTACGCAGGAAGCGTTTATTAAAGCATATCGAGCATTATCTTCATTTCGCGGAGATAGTGCTTTCTATACGTGGTTATATCGTATCGGTATTAATACTGCAAAAAATTTCTTGGTATCTCAAGGGCGGAAATTACCAACTTTGCAAGGTTTCGATAATGAAGATGCAGAAGACTTTGAAGATGGTGGTTTGCTAAAGGAAATGAATACACCGGAGAGTGAACTGATGAGTCAGGAAATTGCTCAAACGGTTAATCAGACATTGGATTCATTGCCGGAAGAATTGCGTACGGCGATTGTTTTAAGGGAGATTGATGGGTTAAGTTATGAAGAAATTGCCAATATCATGAATTGCCCTATTGGAACTGTACGGTCGCGAATATTTCGTGCACGTGAAGCGATTTCAGAACAATTACGCCCTTTGTTAGGGACAAGTAAAGATAAGAGGTGGTAA
- a CDS encoding sigma-E factor negative regulatory protein → MKSKVSALMDDELDQQDVTHIIEAIRKDNDLQNEWRSYHLIGDTLRKSSRLSMNISSRVSQKLITEPTVLSSNVTTAIQKQKYKVFTLAAAASVVAMISAGLIMNNLYKPQQIMIAEQSNQENSLTAAPIMVSSPPLIHNYSHPPVEINDYLFVHREFSPGITMRGQASNIHNVEYHERYGR, encoded by the coding sequence GTGAAAAGTAAAGTATCTGCATTGATGGATGATGAGCTTGATCAACAGGATGTTACCCATATTATTGAAGCTATCAGAAAAGATAATGATTTACAGAATGAATGGAGATCTTATCATTTGATTGGCGATACACTCCGAAAGTCATCCCGATTATCCATGAATATATCTTCCAGAGTCAGTCAAAAATTAATAACCGAACCTACAGTACTTTCTTCCAATGTAACAACTGCAATCCAAAAACAGAAATATAAAGTATTTACGCTCGCAGCTGCTGCTTCTGTTGTTGCAATGATTTCTGCGGGTCTAATTATGAATAATTTGTATAAACCGCAGCAAATAATGATTGCTGAGCAATCGAACCAGGAGAATAGTCTAACTGCCGCTCCCATTATGGTTTCATCCCCACCTTTAATCCATAATTATTCACATCCGCCGGTTGAAATTAATGATTATTTGTTCGTGCATAGAGAATTTTCTCCAGGAATTACGATGCGAGGGCAAGCGAGCAATATTCATAACGTTGAATATCACGAAAGATATGGTAGATGA
- a CDS encoding MucB/RseB C-terminal domain-containing protein gives MISRSIISLLCFLAFGIQVVLAQELPPSSEDALEWLKKMAEAPRRHNYSGVFIYYADSHIETSRIVHKNDQAGEHERIEVLDGSPRIVLRTNDEMKCYLPESKKIYTEKRWFRKFFPDILPQPFGNIDENYYIKEVKRERIINHESQIISLIPRDSLRHGHQFWIDTKTGLLLKSAIMDGSQIIEQFAFAQLEIDGEIQSDLLKSNSFMTQDDWKVTNLLTSVIGEGELEWKINNLPSGFRKLVGMKRNLTEKPVFVDHIALSDGLATVSVFIESMGEDTPTPTSGFFTDRGAINIYVRVLEGNKITTIGEAPMETIKLIGDSVIKVN, from the coding sequence ATGATTAGTCGCAGTATTATCTCGTTGTTATGTTTTTTAGCATTTGGTATTCAAGTTGTACTAGCACAGGAGTTGCCTCCTTCGTCTGAAGATGCCCTTGAGTGGTTGAAAAAAATGGCCGAAGCTCCTCGTCGGCATAACTATTCCGGAGTATTCATTTATTATGCGGATAGTCATATAGAGACATCACGCATTGTTCATAAAAATGATCAAGCTGGCGAACATGAAAGAATTGAAGTTTTAGATGGATCGCCACGAATAGTTTTGCGTACTAACGATGAAATGAAATGTTATTTGCCAGAAAGCAAAAAAATATATACCGAGAAACGTTGGTTTCGAAAATTTTTCCCGGATATTCTTCCGCAGCCATTTGGTAACATTGATGAGAATTATTATATCAAAGAGGTCAAACGTGAACGTATAATCAATCATGAAAGTCAGATCATTTCCTTGATACCAAGGGATTCTTTACGTCATGGTCATCAATTCTGGATAGATACCAAAACGGGTTTGCTATTAAAAAGTGCTATCATGGACGGCAGTCAGATTATTGAACAATTTGCATTTGCACAGCTAGAAATTGACGGAGAAATTCAATCCGATTTATTGAAATCTAATTCATTCATGACGCAAGATGATTGGAAGGTAACCAATCTATTGACTTCTGTCATCGGTGAAGGTGAACTAGAATGGAAGATCAATAACTTACCTTCAGGTTTTAGAAAATTAGTTGGAATGAAGCGTAATTTGACTGAGAAACCAGTGTTTGTGGATCATATTGCCTTATCCGATGGACTTGCAACAGTATCTGTATTTATTGAGTCTATGGGAGAAGATACACCAACGCCTACATCTGGTTTCTTTACAGATCGGGGGGCAATCAATATCTATGTGCGCGTGCTGGAGGGCAATAAAATAACTACAATAGGTGAGGCACCAATGGAAACCATAAAACTAATCGGCGATTCTGTTATCAAGGTTAATTAA